CGTTGGACAACTAACAAACGGTTGGCTTGCGTAGTGTTTCGccctagctatatatatatatatatatatatatatatatatatatatatatatataaatatatatatatatatatatatatatatatatatatatatatatatatatatatatatatatatatatatatatatatatatatatatatatatatatatatatatatatattcaacaaGGTACGTTAGTTAAGTGATGGTGTACGCGCAGTCTTCGTCAATAGTCCACGCTGCGCTCTAGCACCATCTCGTTATCTGCATGAACGAAGAGATATGAGTTGGGCAGTTGCTTGCTCGTCTTGCAATGTCAGGTTCTCACGTGTCCAATGACGACCTCCTCTTCCCCCTTTGAACGCCGTTATATCGCTAGAGCGATGAAATGCAAACGATCGTATAAAATACATGCGGTGAACGTTTCGTTTCGAACATCGTGACTACGACAGTTCTTATCCGAGTCAACTTTAACCACATGCCTATAGTGCCTACAACAATTTCAGGCGTTTTATGAGCCGGAACCTCGACATAATAATGCATGTCCTGGGGAGGCGGTTCCTTCGGAAACTTCGATTGCTTTGAGTTCTTTATCGTGTCTCTAGCGTTTCAACTCTATCGTAATGCGACTTCGGTGTCAGCAGCCGTGCACTGCATGACGGCGCTCGGCTTTCGACTTATCATTGTTTACAATCGTAAACAGTTTTAACTCCGTTACTTACTTTCGAAACTGCGTTCCGAAAGTCGATAACGTCGCATTTGGCTTTAAGCATCTACCGCATCTTCgcagccccgccgctgtggtctatagtggctaaggtattcggctgctgacccgcaggtcgcgggatcgaatcccggctgcggcggctgcgtttccgatggaggtggaaatgttgtagggccgcgtgctcagatttgggtgcacgttaaagaaccccaggtggtcgaaatttcgggagccttccacttcggcgtctctcataaccatgtggtggttttgggacgtttaactccacatatcaatcaatcaatcaatggaatcTCCACAGGTGGGCTCTTTATAAAACCGTATACCCACACTCTTCATACGAAACGCTGTAGTAGTAGTATAAACTCTATTTTTATTTGCGGTATTAGAGCAAGGGGTTGGCAGGGCCGCTTGGTCTACATCCGCACGGGCCTTTGTGGCTCACTGGTCTTGATGGAGCAAAGCTACTCGGCCGGCTTCCGCGATTCTTGCCCTGAAGTAGATTTCTGTCTAATAATGGCGAGTCAATTTAGTCACGGTTGCTTGAGTGTATGAAAGTTCACGTTACATATGTGGGCGAGAGATGGCCGTTACcaacactttgaaaaaaaaaaaaaatgctgtaacTGTCTTAATTCACATAGCCACAACATAGGGCAGACGCGAAAGATAAAACTGCAGTGTTTCCAGGGAGGGGCGATCGATACAAATAATGAACAAGACAAAAAGTAAGGTGGTCTTCACCTTTGAGTTATCAAAGTGAGTGCACTGCGACCATAGGAGATTTTTTGTTTGACACTGAATGGGGGATGAAAGGGCGTCCCCCATTGCAATGGGACGGTGACATGCCTTTCACGAAGCTCattattcttattcttattattattattattattattattattattattattattattattattattacgttacAGCATTATCTTGTATGCAAGATTTAAGGTTCTCAATCTATAAAAGCAAGAACCTTGCGAATTCACAGCCAGCCTTAGCGCATATTAACGTTAGTGTACCTTAcacttttctttgctttttttgtttttttattatctaCCTACTCTTCCGCCACCAATTCAGCAGTCATATTTTACTTATTTCTATCACCGGCCTTTTTACCTTTTTAATGTCGCTAAAACCCAAGGTTCATGTAGGCTAGTGCCCTGAGACACACCCGGGTTATGTCTATTAAACATGCTCCGCTGTTGTTTTACCTTTCCCGCGCTCGAGCATATCTCTTTACTGAATTTCGCTTTATAATTGTTTGTACTAAGGCAACCCGACCTCGCTTTAAATGGCAAAGCATATTCTTTTAAATTAGCCCAAAGTGTATCCTCGCTTATTTCGTGATTAGCATTGGCATGGCTACCCTGAGCCGGATTTCTTTTCCTCACTGCTAACCAATGCTTCCTTTCGGCCTCTATGAAGTTTCGCTCTCATAAGAGCACTAATGAAGACGTTTCTTCTATGCCATAAGAGCACTAAGTGAAACTAAGCGATATGATCGCTCATTATGCCAGCGATATACTTGCTAATGAGTCTCCTAAATTTTTCTATCATCTGTGACTCAAGCCTCTTTCCATACAAATTACCCAAATGCTATCACTTCCCATTCTTTAATCTTTCATGTTCATTATTCTCACATGCAAATTTTTGCAAACAAATCTTTGAAGTAGCTATCAACTGCAGTGCCACTACGAGTCTGCGTTGTATGTCCACGGTACAGTGAAGTGTAGTCTGTGCCATTTTATCCGTGACTGCACACTACTTTTAGGTGTAGGGTGAAATGTGTGGTAGTaaaaaaaccaccaggcctgcgcagaacgcgcagcacagtcacggcGAAAGCTGAAAGGgtggcctttcggagccttttctaaacactatttGGGTATCTGCTACAAGgatacttgctgggtacccactacggcctAATCATAATTTTTTGTATAGATAGGCcgacattcactatgctatccttcgacATTCTTTGGAAAAGCGCGGTAGCCCACTACACACTCGCAAAtagttttgtgcattttttttatgcagtggcggGCGACGACGAaaaattgtgcctgaagtgggtatgatccgcagttattaggtgatcaagaacaaccttatgtaatgggttggagcgttgGGTGACCCGCTCGTTAAGCAAATCACATTGTGTGACAACTGGTTGTTCATTTGCTGCTTAAaaagctttattactcatattaaagctattcctttcccgacatcaagcctgcagcttaaggcaagtttgcaacgtGTAGTTTCAAGCATCAGCGTGACTCTGCGACAGAATACCGGGCTGGCATGCAGGGCATCGTCTTCATTTCTCACCGGTGCCATTAGTTtcccgccgccggtgtccgtaaccactatcgcacaaaaaataaagaaaaaataaaaaaaacttcgtaAATAGAagagcaaaggaacaaccaggcgtcacacaatgcgattcgcgtaacgagtgggtcatccaatgctgcAGCCCATTAGAAGAGCTTGTTCTTGATAACTGTCATTGTTGTTCATACACACTTCATTAAGGCATAAGTTTTTattgtcgtcagtcactgcataaaAACAATTGCACAAAATGCCCAACAAACGTGTATCGGGTACCACAGTTCTTCAAAGGATGATAAAGGATAGCGAATGCTTCCATACCACACAAAAATTTATGATTACTCATAACCTAGTGGGTACACAGAaagcgtgcttgtagcagttacccagaGTGCGCTtaggaaaggctctgaaaggccgctcttttagctttccctgtgactgtgctgcgcgtccTGCGCTGGACTGGcggttgtttttttatttacgaagtctattttttttatttcttgtgacaccggtggcagcggacaactacggcaccgcacgCTAcgcttgttgtgatctcataatagctttcactgtaaaaaattgTGTAGGTTAAATAAGGGTAACTTCGGCCATTACGAAGGTCAATTTCTGAAAATTGGTAGGCAACACTGGCCTTTCGTCGCCTTGTGAACTTCGTCGTCATGAATCTCCATAACGTTTGCAGTGTATACGCCAGCAGATGCGTACGCGGCACCATCACGCTTCGTGAACTACTCTCTCTTTCTGGGATTACTCATTGGGTCGAAAATGGCCGAGCAGTTTGACCCTCTTGCAGCTCGCATCAGTCATTTCTATGCCTTTTCGTGCTTCCAACATGCTTATAAACAAGATTTTCAGGTAATTATTCTGTAACATGAATCAGTACCGCAGGGTATAAAAATCATAAGTTGCTTTCCCAGTCTTTTTCTTCGACTGTATATCCCTGTCGATATGAATAGGGCCATCTAAAAGCTGTTTAGATGGCCCGGGCCGTCGCAGAGAGTCACCACCTGCCTTTCCCGTCCTGGGTGGAGCCACCGACATGATGGGAAGCCCTAGGGctcccttcgtcattcttctcgGGACTATAAAGTTCTTGCCATGTCATGTCATCGTTACatgtttttatagttttttttttgctgtgcgaCAAAGAGGAGCAATGACGCCGCTTCTAATACCGAAGTTCTTTTCACACTTATGTCTACTACCACTAATTATCTCTATATGTAAATTTATTTCTTCACCCGTGCATCAGGGAACTGGAATATGTATTGACTCTTGCAATAGGGACCCTCTCCTGTCCAACTAGCTTCAAGTTTGTGTTACTTGCCCACCCCACACGTAGTGCCACTAAAGTATGGGCCTTGGACATACTTCAAGTAAACAATAATAAAAAGGGTAGATGAATTTTCTACAAATACAACTTGTGTTAAGCTAACAGCTGACAGCTATCTTAAGCCGTTCAAGACAGAGATCAAGAAATTGAATATAATCTTATAAGCAGCTCCTTGTTGTTGGTCATCTCTGGTAACACACCACATGTTGCATTTGACGAGGATAGGGACAATCCTTAATGTGCTGAAGAACTTCGAGGCAATCAACAAGCTTGGTTCCTGCGGAAGCTCTTCGGTCGAAAGAAGCAAACAGacaatggtgttttttttttctttacaatggTGTTCATTCATCTTGGCAACTGTGCATATAAACATATGTACAAAAAAGGAAAACCGCACAAACGCACTTTTTGTATATATCACTCTTATGTACAACCACTACACCGTCAACAACAAAGAAAGGACACAGTTTAGTTCACTGAGGCATGTCGTTCAATAGAATAGCATCTCTCTGAATATAATAATATATAGTCACATAATGACAACTTAATAATATGAGCATAAATAAATAAGTTAGGACAACGTTtccgtgcaagaaaaaaaaaacatgacttcagagggaaaaaaagaaacagtgaacGTGTGGGAACTCGTCCGCACCGAAGTAACAATATACAGAACACAATATAGTCGCTTTGGGTGCAATGTGGGGAGATTTTTGTCGAAAGGTCAGACGCCACGAACCCACATGCTAAGTGTGCCATGCTTTTCTACGGTGCTTCGAAGGGTGTTGTGACAATTTAAGGACTTCACAAGACGTAAGTAACAGTGCCAAGTTAGAACGCGCCATGCAAATCAACATGACAGTGTTACACACTTGACGCATTTTTGCTGATTTGCGAGAAGTGTGTTTTGGCCACACTACAACCGATGTTTGTAGATGGTTAAATAATCTGTAGACCTTCGGTTTTCTAGGGACAACCAGCTATGGGTGGTTGATCAGCATGTGTGTTCCCCTAATGAAGTGAATTTTGGGCCCATAAAGTGCCGTCAGCACTTCCTGTGTCTTCGCAACGCTGTTGGAGGAAGCTATGAGCTTGCGCAGTGAGCCCGAGCGAAGCAGTGTTATGACTTAATCGCACTTGCAGTCCATTCTCTAGATAGTAAGAATTTCCGGACAGCTTATAATGGCTGCATACGGGTCAAGGAATGTTTTAACAACGTTCTTCGTATCAATATGTACATGTCTTGGCCACCTAACTGTGAGTAGATTCTTGTTCCTTACACTTactatctttctctctctatcactttttttttgctatgtgaaCAAACCTAAGTAATTAAAAATGACCAACTATAGTGTGAGTACAATGAGAGCGTCAAATAGTGGTCGATGAAAGCCGGTGTCTAAACaagcgaaacaaaaaaatatatatactgaAGTCTCGACAACGTTTTACAGGGTGCAATAATTCAACGCGGCAGCAATTGAAGAATATTTTGACACGACATGCACTCTGCTTGTGGGTTcgcggtgacaaaaaaaaaagattggcaaAGAAATGAGGGAGATCTCTTACGTCACGCATGTGACACGAGAAAACGGCGAGATTCATACAACTATACAGTCGAACGTCCATCTGACGCAGGTTTACAGAAATGAGATTAAATAAACAGAGAtagcaaagagaaaagaaacatcAATGGAGGAATGAGTGGTGAAATGACGCGCATGCTAAGACAACGTCACGATCACACAAGCGGGAAACTCAAGTCGTAAAGTACAAGCCGCAAAAACGAGAAATAATGatgaaaggcaagaaaaaaaatagaggggGAACTGAATATAATATGATAGTATCAGGCGCGGAGACCTAAAGGCCTGTTGGCAGCTTCACTGCAGTGCTCAAAATGCATGACAGACGCAGCAGCATCAGAGTTGTTGATCAGCACGGCTCTTCAGATAAAGAGTACCCAATCGCTCAGGCACTATAACTCAATCTCGCGAGGTACAACAAAAGTACAAAAAGTATAGGCAAATGGCTTCAAACATGTAGCGTGTTAGGCGCGAGTGCCTGAGCGTTAGGGTACCCTAATTGAAACTCGCGATATAGCTCGGATATACAAGAGAACGCAAATGCTCTCTAAAATGCTCCTTGCGTCACTAGTACACCCTCACCTAAAAGCCCATCTATTTCATCTCACGCGCACCGCTGTGGAAATGTGAAACCACACGAGCAGCGTAGGCACTTTGAACACGTCTTCGCGCGCGCCCGGGAAAGTGAAAGAAGTCCGTCGGCAGCAGCGGACGAGTGCGAGGAGATATCTGGGAATGTATAAACGCCTGGCTGCGGCCTTGGCTACGCAGACGGGAAGCGGACCACAGTTGGAACAGGGCGAGGCGGCGCACTACGTTGGCGATGGTCGCCTTCCAACTGCGCGCCGTTTGTCTCTACGTTTGCTGGCGCAAACGTAAAGACAAACGGCTGACTTTGCATTCTGCACGACCGAGGCGTATCGATAAGGGCTGATGCAAACGACGGCGAAGTCTCAGTGCGCGGTATGACAGAATACAGAGCGAAAGTGACGGTTTCAAGCCTGAATCGCTCGAGTTGTTTCTAAGTTTCGATACCAACACACCAACCGTACCGCGCTATTTATAAGCTCTTCGGGCAACTTAATGTTTCTCCGACGGGTCGCGGTAGAACGCTGTTTTTGGTTGGTTCGCAATATGACTGGAAACACCGTTAAAAAGTGAAGCCCTTCGGCAGTGCATAGCGGCTTCAAGGCACGGGCAACGTAAGCAACTGCATCGAACTACCTTTAGTGTGCACCGCGCgcacaataagaaaaaaagctaATGTACGAATTAATATATTAGCCGATAGCAAATAGCATTAATAGAACGGCAACGGCGATaaatatcccccccccccgtctGGGGGTCTTTCCTTCCGAGCCCTGTACCCTGGAGAAAATCGAAAGCGTTCGTTCTTTCTTGGGTTTTCGAACTTTCGGTTTCCATTCACGCGATTGGTCAGAAGCCAGCTGTTTGATGACGACCGCTGACGTTGTTGCTAAATGTTCGAGAAACCGACACAAACCACATCCGCTTTAACATCGCACCCCtgtctatatatttatttatttctctttcacGGCGCGGAACGGGTTCCCACTGGCGAACGTGTGCGTTCTCGTCGTCTGAGGTGTTTGTCCGTCGCGTGCACCAGCCTTACAGAAAGGATAACGACGGTCAGCGGAAGCGGCAGAGAACGCAAGTCGTGCACAGGGGTCATTGTGTGCACTGCCGTTGCATACAGCGCAAAGGCTTTCGTCCATCGGCAAGCTAAGGCacaccagacaaaaaaaaagaaaaaggcagcTCTAAATATGGCGACCCTCGGGTGGCAGCGTTAATTTGCGGCCGAGGCAAGGGCGAGACCCGCTAAAGGCAGCCCTCGCATTTCTCGAAAAAGGGGGAGAGAAGTTAAGAAGAGGCTAGAGACCTCAGTGCGCACTCTCGAACGTTCGAGGCACGCCGTTATCCGGGGCAAATTCAGCAGGCATCAGACTTTTTTTCAATCAAGTCTTGTTCGCATCTTTAAGACTAACGTGGCGCCCGGCAGCTGTAGACGAAGATCAGGTTCGCGAAATCACGGCGCATTGATGCGAAACTCTTTAAATTTCTTAAAGGCACTTACAACGAGGCACTGTTTGGTATCTTTTGTACGGAGATCAGGAAGCTTAGAACGTTTGAAGCGCTTCTCAATGCCCATTAGTTGTCGGCGTGTGAATTCGTTGCTCAGCCTGTCAATCTACGCGTTGTACGCGTAAACTTCAAGTGTTCTACGCGCGGTGAACGTTAAGCGACGTTAAATCAACCGAAGATCCAGAAACAAAACATAACCTCCAAGAAATGCCTACCAGACCTGCGTCCCTTGTTATCGGCAGTATTCGCTATAGATCccaccattgaaaaaaaaaaccctatcaCAGCGACTAAGGTGTGGTGGGTCAGGTATATAGCGTagataagaaataaaaaaaaagttggcttCTCACAGGGCGATTATTTACAGTGCACAGATTCGTAGAGTATAGTGCTAAGTGTGCGTGTGGGCAGTCCAGATTCCGAAAAGGAATACTTTCGCCGTACATTGTGTAGGACGCGTACAACAAAACACTTGTACGATCAACAACATCAAACAAAAAACACGAGAAACAACcagggacggggggggggggggggggcacgaggcACACCACAACCAACGATCGATGGAGGGGAAACGAAACAGGTCGCACCGCAGGCAGCGATTAATGTTGTTCCAGAGTTTCGGGGAGGCGGAGATGAAAACGACGAGTACAACATGATTGTTCGAGCGTTCGGTACGCACAGACTTAACTCAATAACACTATGCTAGTGATGGAGACACAATTTGTTAAGTTGATCCCTGAATAAACGCCTCTATTGGGGCTGTATTTAGTACTGGATGTGCGTAACTAGCGTGAGTGCTGaactatttttgtgtgtgtgttattgtaGGCTGTCCGcctagaaagaaaaataatgtaTGAGCTTGTTCTTTATACAATGGTCCTTTTACCTTGCTTAGGAATACCGTCCGGCGAGTCGGGGCTCCCTTATATAATATTCTATGCGAGCTGAATAAGAATACCTGCGTTTAATTAATTACGAATCCATTAAGTCATCGCTCTAACGTATAGGCTTCCAGAACAGCATTGTCATTCTTTTCGGAGTCTGGCGAAATTGATTGAATGTAGCCGAACTGACCAATTCGTCTCGGTCCAAGACTGGTAACTTGCGAAGCTCCAGATTTAGGCAGCCGGCCGGCAACGCGATTTCGCCGAACTGTGCGTCTCGGCCACTGCTGCAACAAGCGCATATGTATGTTAAGCTCCCGACGAAAAGCTGACATTTCATTGGCCGTGTGAGCCTTTATAACAAACTACCTAATTAAATAAGGTGTCGATTATTCCTTCCGAAGGTCGGCGCTAGTCTACACAAGTCCTGCTCCGGATCGTGACCCGCGAGTGGGTTCGAGGGCTGGCATTTAACGGAACAGGTAGCGCCGATTCTTGGCCGCGAATGGCGAACAGGAAACGGTCACGACCGCGATCGGCTATCGGGAACGCCCTCGCCGAAGGTCATCGCTGATGTGTGCTCAATCGCAGTGCTATACGCAAGGCTTCGCGTGTGGAGCCGCAAGGATGTCACGTCTACCCCGCAGGGTTCTCCAATTTCCTCGGAATCGACAATACCACGTCCGCCACGATATACCTCAATGACCCTCGCAAAAGCACCTGAGGTGTACTACGCATACCACCAGGCGGACACGCAACAGGACGCGCAAGTTTGGCCTTTCCGAAGCGTTCCACAAGTGGATTGATGACCTAGATAAGGCGTCGCTCGCGCGGGTCATAAATCGCTTGTCCCAGAGCCTGTGGCGAAACTGACCTCCATAATTGAAAGAATGGATCACAACTCGGGCACGAAATACCGACACTGCAGCGCCGCTCGCACAAGGCCAGTCACTCTTAGGATAACCTTCGATGAACCATGAAAAAAAGGTTGCGCTAGTGTGCAGGTCTTCTAGTCAGGAAGAATAGTTTTCTGACAAAGGTGCCATGTTTGTACTCCCCGCGGTTCCAGTCCAAGTGGTTCTCCGCAACAGCTTTGCGGTAACTGTACCAGGCACCGGAATCCCAACTGCAGGGCCATTCAACGCTTCGCCAAGTCATGCTGGTCACCGAGAGGTCACGCACAGGTTCGAAAGTGTCCGTCCCGACCTAAGTTCACTTTAGGAACGAGTCTCTGCGGTTGTCGCGTGGCCACACGAAAACACATTTGAGTCGATCGACCGGCCCCGATCAGGAGACGACGGCCATCTTGTTGTCGTAGGTGCCTCCGTTGGGCGCGCCGTCGTCGGAGGCGCTCTGGCGACGACCCTTGATGTAGTTTCCGCGCACGTAGCGCGCACCCAGCAGTCCGGCGTGGCGTCTCACGAGGGCCACGATGACGAGAAGTGCGACGGCGAACAGCGCGCACGCACCCACCGACAGCACCGCGACGTGCACGGGGCTCAGCAGCCGGTCGTCGCCGACGTCTTCGTCCTCGTTGTTCGGCGGCGACTGCGGTAACTCGGTGGAGACGCCGTCGATCCCGCCGCTGCTGCTTGCCTCGGGTCGAAGCGCAGGCCACGATGACGCCGTCTCTGCAAAAGAACAAAGGAACGCGCGGGGTTCTAACACTTGTGTTGCGCAGACACTTTCGGGTGTGCTCGAATCAATGCAGAACCGACTCGGCGGCACATCGAGCAGTGAGTGCTTCACGTCATTTTCAAGCGAGCTCGCCCACGCTGTAAGTGCAATCCCGTTTTGCGTTTCGACCAAGATCGGAAGCATCTACAGATCGACTCAAACGAATATCTATAGACCAAGGGTTTAAAATAAGTATGTTCACGAACTTCACAGACGTGACTTGTTTCAAGCATTCTTTTTCGTTGGACATCCGATGGGGTCAACATGTCGTTAAAAAAGAATAGATCTTTTCGGAGTCAACATCTACATTTCAGTAattttttctcatctttcttgtccccttccctaattccccagtgtagggtagccaaccggatgtctttctggttaaccttcctgccttctcccttttgttccTTCCTTCCTGGATATCAGTTCTTCGAAACCTGACTTCGTGTACTTCCGAAACGACTCATATATGAGATATGGGAAAGACCTTCCAACTTCCATTCGCTGACATTCTCTTCAAACTTCGTAAAATATGTCTTGCATTGACAAACGCGCGCACAAAGTGGTTCTAAAAAGATAAgggagagaaaagtgagccccgtaactgtctgcttcagggagcgacacctcaacagtagctcacaagggatgtggGGTGAGGAGAGAGTAGAAGGATagaaataaaggtgtagagagagagagagagagagagagagacgaggaaacccagagagcgacgacatatcgaggggataggagagataggactagagtataaagttgggcatgttggtaagacatagttgatcgacgtagcgcgtttagaaacataggacaagggaagggacaagggaagggacagaagcgctcccttctgtcccttcccttgtcctatgtttctaaacgcgctacgtcaaTCAactaagagagataggaaagatggaaacaggACGTCAACGCGCCTTCACGAGACAGGCGCGTACCTGcgagcagcggcggcggcagcacGCCCTCGTTGCAGAGGTTGGCGCTGCAGCAGACCAGCTGGGGCCACCGGGCGGCCGAGTGCACCGCGGGCCTCCGGTTCTCGCACAGCAGCGGCGTGCGGCTGTTGATGCAGCCGCGCGTGATCGGGTCCGTGTTCGGGTCGCGGCTCTGCAGGTACTGCGTGTAGCACATGGACGTCGTGTTGCAGCGGCTCGTGCCCTGCTCGCGGCAGTGCTGCGTCGTGCAGGCGCACGTGATCTGCTTGCCTGCGAGAAGGAGTTGGAAATCAGTCGAGTCACTCGGAACACGATACGCAGTAAAGTTGCCTATATAGCTCATCGCTCATCAGTCCCTAACAGTGTGCCCGGGAGTGCCAGAGATATATGTTCGTCAATAAATGGCAGAATCCCTCCAGAAACAACAGTACTAACCactttttttagcatttcatCAAATGCAATTAAAGCACATTACGAATTACAGCTGGCTGAAAGTAAAGACATTACGTTATTGtcacttttcaaaaaaaaaagataatggaATTACTTTAGCAAAGACTCGTCATTTGTTACTTCATGTACACTTTATTTACCGCGTGTACACATCGAAATTTCAGGTATCTGCGTTCCACTTCCACCATGAAATTAAATTATCGTTTCTTTTTCaaatgtatatttatttatttatttgtttatagtTCCCTCAGGATATAAATACATCACAGAGGAGGTGGGGTGTACATAGTAAAACGGAAAACAAAATTATAACAATAACAGTAAACAGTAAAATGGAAGCAATATACAGAACTACGAAAATTTTGTAAAGCACGTTAGAGAACATCTATCGAATTAAAAGCACTGTATACAGAAAAACAATCGTGTAACGTTATAGTAAACTTGATAGGACATTTTTAATTGCAGTTGTATTATTTATGCCCGTTATGAAGGCAGGTAGGTGGTTCCAATCTCCTGCTGTCCTGGGAACAAACGAGTTAGAGCCTGCAGTAGTTGAAAAATATGGTTCAGCAACCTTATGATGAAGTCGGTGTGAGCTAAATGGAGCTGTATTGTAATGGAAGCGGACATGATTAATATTTAAGTTATAAGTATATATGGAAAGCCACGGGCAATTTCGAAATAGTACTCACTTCTTTTATTCATTACACTATATTGAATCACCATCCCACTAAAGTAATTCATCACATTATTCATTACCGCAGAAGAACTCAATCACTGTAATTTCATTACTGCAAAGTCTGCATTGAGCCAATGAACGCTACATGCCCAGGCAGTCCTGTACAGACCAGCACGTTTTCACTGACGTGTTCATAATACTTCTCCCCTCGTCATATGTTTGTGGATATTTACAGTCTCACACACAAGACACACACGTGCAAATGAACCGCGGCATTCTCGCAAGTTTTCCAGT
Above is a window of Rhipicephalus microplus isolate Deutch F79 chromosome 1, USDA_Rmic, whole genome shotgun sequence DNA encoding:
- the LOC119188220 gene encoding uncharacterized protein LOC119188220; translation: MAAPGSTARGAANLFASSLCGLLLCLLLKCVVLAYGKQITCACTTQHCREQGTSRCNTTSMCYTQYLQSRDPNTDPITRGCINSRTPLLCENRRPAVHSAARWPQLVCCSANLCNEGVLPPPLLAETASSWPALRPEASSSGGIDGVSTELPQSPPNNEDEDVGDDRLLSPVHVAVLSVGACALFAVALLVIVALVRRHAGLLGARYVRGNYIKGRRQSASDDGAPNGGTYDNKMAVVS